The sequence below is a genomic window from Paramisgurnus dabryanus chromosome 4, PD_genome_1.1, whole genome shotgun sequence.
AGCGTTTGGTGTTTTATATGCAGGCCATCAGTAACAAAGACCAGCACAGTGTATCATACACCTTATCTAGGGCACAGACCGTAGTCGTGGAGTACACACATGACAACACTACTGACATGTTTCAGGTACGGCTACGTGTTCTCGCTTATTCATATCTGATGAGTTTAAGAGGAAGGATTTATTATCTCTCTGTATAAACACCCACACATGATCATTGATATCATTCAAACTTTCCTTTCCCTTTCTTTTTATTTGCAGATTGGTCGGTCCACTGAAAGCCCCATAGATTTTGTGGTGATAGACACGGTACCTGGTTGTCACGGTAAAAGCGACACGCTGTCGTCCCAGAGCACGATTTCACGGTTCGCATGTCGGATCGTGTGTCAGAGAGCGCCGCCGTACGCAGCACGCATCTACGCCGCCGGCTTCGACTCGTCCAAAAGCATCTTTCTTGGGGTGGGTCAAAGTGCCTGTCTTGACACACTCTTCCAACACAAACTCTCTTCTCTCTAACAGTCTTTcatattcatccatccatctgctCCACGATCCATTCATGTGTTCACCTGTCTCCTATCAATGCTCCTGGAGAGGCTGAAATGAACAAGTGAGTGATTGAAGAGTGATTGAAAGTTAgactgagtgtgtgtgtgtgtgtgtgtgtgtgtgtgtgtgtgtgtgtgtgtgtgtgtgtgtgtgtgtgtgtgtgtgtgtgcgtgtgtgaatgagtgagttatgtgagtgagtgaggtaagtaagtaagtaagtgaGAGAGTGAGGTAAGTAAGTGAGAGAGTGAGGTaagtaagtgagtgagtgaggtAAGTGAATGAGTGAGGTAAGTAAGTGAGTGAGTTaagtaagtgagtgagtgattTAAGTAAGTGAGGTaagtgaatgagtgagtgaggtaagtgaatgagtgagtgaagGAGGTAAGTGAGTGAggtaagtgagtgagtgagtgagtgtgtgtggcgagtgagtgagtgagtgaggtAAATGAGTGAGTGAGGTaagtgaatgagtgagtgagtaagtgATTGagataagtgagtgagtgagtgagtgagtgagtgagtgaggtAAGTGAGTGGCTGAACGtggtgagtgagtgagtgagtgaggttagtgagtgagtgagtgaatgaggtaagtgagtgagtgagtatggtaagtgagtgagtgaggtaagtgaatgagtgagtgaacGAGGTAAGTGAGTGAGGTaagtgaatgagtgagtgaatgagttaagtgagtgagtgagtgagtgagttagTGAGTGAGGgagtgaatgagtgagtgagtgagtgagtgtggtgagtgagtgagtgaggtaagtgagtaaatgaggtaagtgagtgagtgaggtaagtgaatgagtgagtgaggttgagtgagtgagtgagtgaggtaagtgagtgagtgagtgaggtAAGTGAGTGAGTAAggtaagtgagtgagtgaggtAAGTGAGGGAGTGAGTGAGGTAAGTGAGTGGGTGAATGAGGTGAGTGAGTGAGGTTAGTGAGTGAGTCAGCAAGTGAATGAGTGAGTGtagtaagtgagtgagtgagtgaatgaggTAAGTGAGTGAGTCAGTGAGGTAAGTGGGTGAGTGAGTAtggtgagtgagtgagtgagtgagtgagtgagtgagtgagtgagtgaggtAGGTGTTGAGTAAGTGAGGGAGAGGGGTGGGTGAGGGAGGGAGGGGGTGAGGGAGGTAAATAAGTGAGGTGAATAAGGTGAGTTGAATGATTGAGTCAGTGAGGTTAGTGAGGGAGGTAGAGAGGAAGGGGGTGGGAGAGTAGATgagtgagggaggtgagggagGGAGGTAAAGTGATGTGAGTAAGTGATTTGAGGGAGGGAGTGGGTGAGTGAGGGATGACGGAGGTGAGTGAGTAATTAAGTAGGTGACTGAATGAGAGTTTGAATGATTGACTGGCCGAATGGGTGAATAAGTAAATGAGTGAGTCATCAAGtgcatgaatgaatgaatgaatgaatgagtgaGAGTTTGAATGATTTAATCATCGAATTTGTGAATAAGTAAATGAGTGAGTCATCAAGTGCATGAATAAATGGATGAGTCAGTGAGTGAGATTttgaatgattgaacggagcgagcgagcgagcgaaTGTGAGTGTATATGTGAGAGTTCATGATTAATTTAGTGCAAGggtgaatgagtgagtgagtgagtgagtaaatGAAGTAATGTGAGTGAATAAAAGTGAGTGAATAAATGAGGGTTGATGATTGAATCAGTAAATGGCTGAATAAGTAAATGAGTGAATGGATAAAAAGAGAGGGAATGTATTAACAGGTGAATAAATGAGTGTGccaatgaatgaatacagtgtggtaGCACAGGCCGTCTCAGTCCAGCTATTCCCTGTATACACACTATGCTCAATTTCATGTGTTTTTCAGGAGAAAGCAGCGAAATGGTGGTGCGCAGACAGCCAGATGGACGGACTGACCACAAACGGTGTATTAGTGATGCGTCCACAACACGGCTTCACCTGCGAGTCCAAACCGGGCAGCTGGAGAGAGATCTCCGTCTGTGGAAACGTTTTCGCGCTCAGAGAGACACGGTCTGCACAGAAACCAGGCCAAGTGGTGAGTGCCAACACAAAAGCTGTCATTCTGTCTGTCTTACACATAGACACTGGCCTGTGTCCTTTTGGCTGCATTCTCCATTGTTCTTACTGTAGTGGTGCATTTTTCAGAGCAGGAATCAGTTATCGACCATAGCACTGGAACAGATGCACATGCATGAAAACAGAGCCATATATTAAGTCATTTATCAAACGTAACAgcaaaaatgttgtcattttaaaaatacaaccaTATCACGTGAAAAATCACGGTGAGCAAAGATATCTGATGATAAACCAGGTCTAGCAGAAATTTCCAAAACAAGGTCCAAGAGTCATCAAGTCCTCGCCTCACACGGTCAAGAGGTTACCAGTGTGATGTTTTGGTAAACATAATTAGCAAGACTTGTTACTTGAGAAGTCTCATCACCAGGACATCTGAAGGGGAATTTGCTGCCAATTTATGTTCTAGAACATTCCAGCGATAATTCCGAAAATTCCTTATCACCTGTAAAAGAAAGGAACACTTTTACTTCTGCATTGTGACAAAGTTGTAAATCAGCGATCGCCAACAGAGACAAAATCAAAAACAGAACATGTGTCccgtgtgtgtttgcgtgtgtatatgtgtggttgtgtgtgtgtggtgttgaGCGTGATATGGCTTCCACCCAACTGCAAagtttgttgtgtttttaaaatcttgTCTCCATGGAGTCATAAGTCCGGGTCTGTAACCTCGCCATGCAGCTTTTTTCTGGATGAACAGTGTGAGACGTTATGAAATGACGGTCGGTGGTAAACAACTGCAATTCGAAAAATCTCCCCAGTTCCTCTTGGAAAACCAGCGAAAACATTTGTCAATATTTATAACTGAGGTTTAAAGCTCAGATGTAAATTGTAATGTTTTAGGGTAAATCTTATTTctaaatttaactaaataaaaatacattacgCAAATACATAAATATGCAAACAATACTCTATTAATTCTATTTTAGGACAAtgttaatgtcatttttttacaattagTCACATTTTCCTCACAACTTCTCGTGACTGTAATGGGAAAACATCTgattctcattactgtaatactataatgaaaATAATCCTTTCTGCACAcgctttttaaagtaaaaatcatCGAACACACACACTAAAGTATGAATtactttttataatttaaacgaTACATTGTTTGTTAAATTACAGTCATTCACAATAAATTATTGTTTGATTATGatcatctgtttattgtttcaaatAACCAAATTGTTACACTGACAGTAGACAGCAGAAAAGTTTGTAATGATTTTTTAATCTCCTgtttaaatttaataaaaaaatttagagGGTAGACATTTTTTCCATTGTTTCTAATTACAGTAAAACtcagtttttaacatttttgtcaaaacatgtttattattatgttatcatgttattattttgttttatggtgctacttagctgtatttttaagttatgaaggtttaaatcaaaacaaaccaactgcagttgaattgatattaattggaatgcacaaccaaaaaacgagatttctgaaaatcGTTATACAATGGAACTcttcatatcatgaaaatctttatccatgtttaagtgctataattttgtccccagtgcttctatcaacctagaaaatgtgaaaaagtaattagttttggtaaaccattctctgcaagcatttaCCTAATTGAAATTGgcctccccttgtgatgtcagaaggggataataccgcccctttatctgcactatccaaccacggcactgccatttagtgcagagataagctcatttgcattttaaaggacacaaaaacggcacattttgctcagttctacaaagtgtcaatttttacatactataataaattatctatatgctattttgagcaaaaaactTAACATACGTATtctagggacaccaaagatttatttcacatttttaaaaagtctggtgaaatgtcccctttaaataaaatttttcataaaaaaaagctttttttaacaATACAGTAGGTTATCAATAATCCCACATTTAATCAAAATatcctcctaagacccgagctttggtttgtcttttttcagatttcttccagctattttgggtttaggaagaaccaataaatataataaccaagttttttctttgaacatgaagcagtgtaattgtccatgtttgtgtataacAGGTTCAAGTTTcacagaattaaatattatggtgcaaacaacaaaaaaatgtgatgttcACATATGTGAAGAGGATATgcttagttttcttattattttttatttagggGTTAAATATAACCTGTACATGTTTTTGACAGATTCCTCCTTGAAAGCAAATGTCACATTAAGTAAAGATAGTTTCGCACTTGTCAAAGTGCAGTATTGATGCAGTTCCAGCTGGGAAACGGTTTAATGGTAGGACAGCTTGTTTCGTGTGTGTTCATCTGGCTGAGAATCGGAGATGTCGTCTTGATTTGTGAGGTCTGGCTGAGACAGCGGTCTGTATGCAGACCTGAGGTGATGCTGGAATGTTTAGTTGATATGTTTTGTTCTCTAAATAGTGGATGTGGTTTGGACTCAGTCCATGGTGACTCTGTGTGGAATCGCTGGGGATGCGAGTGATCATGTTTGTGTATCAGAGAGAGCCCTCTAGTGGCTGTTTAGAGTCATGAGATGTTTTGCCAAGTTAAAACTAAGAGGTCACAGATGATGTTCTCAACTAAGTATAATTCATGGTAAAACAACCATGCCTATTATAATTAAATTACAGCTTTATTCTTTCTCTCCTTCTCTATAGGTTGAAAATGAATGTCAGGAGCTGGTCGACGGCTCTTTAATCGATCTGTGTGGTGCGACTCTTTTGTGGCGGTCAGCAGAAGGCCTCTCTCGGACACCCACCGTCAAACACCTTGAAGCGCTTCGTAGGGAACTGAATGCTGCGCGACCCCAATGTCCTGTAGGGTTGCACACTCTGGCCTTCCCCAGTTTAGATCGCTCCATCAGGGGTTCACCCCACGAGGACCAGCCCTGGGCATATCTTCATTGCGGACACGTGCACGGTTACCATGCCTGGAAAGGGCGCCACCGGTTCATGAAAGTGGGCTCGACCGAAGAGGAGGAGGATGAGTCCGAGACAAAAGAAGCGATGGAGACAGAACTATTGATGGAAGGGGAGAGAGAGTGTCCGCTGTGCCGTACGCGGGGTTTGTACGTTCCCTTAAAGTTAGGCCGCGAGTCGGGCTTCTACCTGGACGCTGCTCCTCCAACACACGCTTTTAATCCGTGCGGTCACGTGTGTTCAGAACGAACGGCAGCGTTTTGGAGTAAACTGCCAATACCGCACGGAGCTCAAGGTTTTTACCCATCATGCCCGTTTTGTATGAAACCCCTCGCTCGGGACAGGAAGTACGTCAGACTTATATTTCAGGGACTTACAGAttaactgtatgtgtgtgtgtgtgtaagtgacTTCACTGGACTAGCAGTGCTTCTACATGCTGCTCCTCAAAAGCGCAAAACTACCAGCCTAAGTTACATATTTAGCCCACATCACTGTTTTTCCCACAAGCATGTTCTCTGCACTGCCGACTGCCTCGTGCTGCCTGATTGGATGACGCGAAACGT
It includes:
- the peli1a gene encoding E3 ubiquitin-protein ligase pellino homolog 1 is translated as MLAPEEELLSSSKPTKYGELIILGYNGSLLNGDRGRRRSRFALFKRPKANGVKPSTVHTGCSPQTAKAISNKDQHSVSYTLSRAQTVVVEYTHDNTTDMFQIGRSTESPIDFVVIDTVPGCHGKSDTLSSQSTISRFACRIVCQRAPPYAARIYAAGFDSSKSIFLGEKAAKWWCADSQMDGLTTNGVLVMRPQHGFTCESKPGSWREISVCGNVFALRETRSAQKPGQVVENECQELVDGSLIDLCGATLLWRSAEGLSRTPTVKHLEALRRELNAARPQCPVGLHTLAFPSLDRSIRGSPHEDQPWAYLHCGHVHGYHAWKGRHRFMKVGSTEEEEDESETKEAMETELLMEGERECPLCRTRGLYVPLKLGRESGFYLDAAPPTHAFNPCGHVCSERTAAFWSKLPIPHGAQGFYPSCPFCMKPLARDRKYVRLIFQGLTD